In the Alkaliphilus oremlandii OhILAs genome, one interval contains:
- a CDS encoding ZIP family metal transporter: MSDIFRTTCIGFAVGVLGTGLGGVFAFFIHQPSRRFLSAIIGLSGGIMLSTVAFELLPEALEISGVISTSLGLFIGAIASAFLDGLLENSTKERFNPKQGYLKTGILLGLSIAMHNFPEGLAIGSGFMAEASLGISLAIVIALHNVPEGIAMVVPMKIGGYRAVKAFLLTLLVGAPMGIGAYFGVLIGELAYSLIGISLAFAGGTMLYITIGELIPKGKELDQGWISTIFSILGFILGVIISKRF; the protein is encoded by the coding sequence ATGAGCGATATATTTCGTACCACATGCATTGGATTTGCAGTGGGAGTTTTAGGTACAGGGCTTGGCGGGGTTTTTGCTTTTTTTATCCATCAACCATCGAGAAGATTTCTAAGTGCGATCATCGGTTTGTCTGGTGGGATTATGCTATCCACCGTTGCCTTTGAACTGCTTCCAGAGGCTTTGGAGATTTCAGGAGTAATCAGTACGTCCTTGGGATTGTTTATAGGGGCTATTGCTTCTGCCTTTTTAGATGGGCTTCTGGAAAATTCCACAAAAGAGAGGTTCAATCCCAAACAAGGTTATTTAAAAACCGGTATTCTATTGGGGCTAAGTATTGCCATGCACAACTTTCCGGAGGGCCTTGCCATTGGGTCCGGTTTCATGGCCGAAGCCAGCTTGGGAATCAGCCTTGCCATCGTCATTGCCTTACACAATGTGCCGGAAGGTATTGCCATGGTTGTTCCTATGAAAATTGGTGGATACAGAGCGGTAAAGGCTTTTCTTCTTACCTTATTGGTGGGCGCTCCCATGGGGATTGGCGCATACTTTGGGGTATTAATAGGAGAGCTGGCGTATTCCCTCATCGGAATTTCTCTAGCTTTTGCAGGCGGTACCATGCTATACATTACCATCGGAGAATTGATTCCAAAGGGAAAAGAACTAGATCAAGGATGGATTTCCACCATATTTTCTATTCTTGGATTTATATTGGGCGTGATTATTTCTAAAAGATTTTAG
- the prfA gene encoding peptide chain release factor 1: MLDKLAFLEEKYEDLSEKISEPEIINDQPQWKKLVKEHSDLEEIVMKYREYKKTEQGLNDAKEILRDKTADEEFREMAKMEIAELEEKIEVLEGELKILLLPKDPNDDKDVIVEIRAGAGGDEAGLFAADLFRMYTRYAENVGWKVEMMSANDTGIGGYKEVIFMIKGHGAYSRLKYESGVHRVQRIPSTESGGRIHTSTITVAVLPEADDVDFELDMNDIRVDVFRSSGNGGQSVNTTDSAVRVTHIPTGTVVSCQDEKSQLKNKEKALKILRARLLDVLIQEQQAEIAQDRKSQVGTGDRSERIRTYNFPQGRITDHRINVTLYRLDSFLNGDIQEMIDALITTDQAEKLKEVNS; this comes from the coding sequence ATGCTAGATAAACTAGCTTTTTTAGAGGAAAAATATGAAGATTTAAGTGAGAAGATCAGCGAGCCAGAGATTATCAATGATCAACCTCAATGGAAGAAATTAGTAAAGGAACATTCGGATTTAGAAGAAATTGTAATGAAGTATCGTGAATATAAGAAAACAGAACAAGGCCTCAACGATGCCAAGGAAATCCTAAGAGATAAAACTGCCGACGAAGAATTTAGGGAAATGGCTAAAATGGAAATTGCAGAACTTGAAGAAAAGATAGAGGTTCTGGAAGGTGAACTTAAAATATTGCTGCTGCCGAAGGACCCTAACGATGATAAGGACGTTATCGTAGAGATTCGTGCAGGTGCCGGTGGAGATGAAGCAGGCTTATTTGCGGCAGACCTATTTAGAATGTATACCAGATATGCGGAAAATGTAGGCTGGAAGGTTGAAATGATGAGTGCCAACGATACTGGAATCGGTGGATACAAAGAGGTTATCTTTATGATCAAGGGCCACGGCGCATATTCCAGATTGAAATACGAAAGTGGCGTTCACCGTGTACAGAGAATTCCAAGTACAGAATCCGGCGGTAGAATTCATACCTCTACAATCACTGTTGCAGTTTTACCGGAGGCAGACGATGTAGACTTTGAACTGGATATGAACGATATTCGTGTAGACGTGTTCCGTTCTTCAGGAAACGGCGGACAGTCCGTTAATACAACAGACTCTGCTGTTCGTGTGACCCATATTCCTACAGGAACCGTTGTATCCTGCCAGGATGAAAAATCACAGCTTAAAAACAAGGAGAAAGCACTGAAAATTCTAAGAGCAAGACTTCTGGACGTGTTAATTCAAGAACAACAGGCTGAAATTGCACAGGACAGAAAGAGCCAAGTTGGAACAGGGGATCGTAGTGAAAGAATCAGAACCTACAACTTCCCACAAGGACGAATTACAGATCACCGTATTAACGTGACGCTGTATCGACTAGATTCCTTCTTAAATGGAGATATCCAAGAAATGATTGATGCTTTAATCACCACAGATCAGGCAGAAAAACTTAAAGAAGTGAATAGCTAA
- the prmC gene encoding peptide chain release factor N(5)-glutamine methyltransferase yields the protein MVTVGKLLKEGTELLAGAGIGTPRLDAEVLLYNVLKVDRLHLHMYPEKEISKEEEALFWTYMAQRKNHMPVQYIIKKQEFMGLDFFVEEGVLIPRGDTEILVEKAIEIYKEKFEPQKVRIMDIGTGSGAIVVSLAKFIENSILTAIDISPKAFEVAKKNAAHHGVDHKIAFYLGSLFEALYGKDEHKEYDFIVSNPPYIPKAVVDTLDAGVKDYEPHLALDGGADGLDFYREITLGAKEYLKSGGWLLFEIGYDQGESVSELLIANDLKEVQVRKDLAGLDRVVLGKKQ from the coding sequence ATGGTAACCGTAGGCAAGCTGTTGAAAGAGGGAACAGAATTATTGGCAGGTGCTGGTATTGGCACCCCACGATTGGATGCGGAGGTGCTGCTGTACAATGTCCTAAAAGTAGACCGACTGCATCTTCATATGTATCCAGAGAAGGAGATCTCAAAGGAAGAGGAAGCCTTATTTTGGACTTATATGGCGCAGCGAAAAAACCATATGCCGGTGCAGTACATCATAAAGAAGCAAGAATTTATGGGGCTTGATTTTTTCGTAGAGGAAGGGGTTTTAATTCCAAGGGGCGATACAGAAATCTTGGTGGAGAAGGCCATTGAAATCTATAAAGAGAAGTTCGAACCTCAAAAGGTAAGGATCATGGATATCGGAACGGGAAGTGGCGCCATTGTCGTCAGCTTGGCAAAATTCATCGAGAACAGCATCCTTACAGCCATAGATATTTCGCCAAAGGCATTTGAAGTGGCAAAGAAAAATGCAGCTCATCATGGTGTGGATCATAAAATAGCATTTTATTTGGGTAGTTTATTTGAAGCACTATATGGTAAAGATGAACATAAAGAATACGATTTCATCGTATCAAATCCACCCTATATCCCGAAGGCCGTAGTGGATACCTTAGACGCTGGCGTAAAAGACTACGAACCTCATTTGGCTTTAGATGGCGGAGCAGATGGACTCGATTTCTACAGAGAAATTACACTGGGTGCAAAGGAATATTTGAAGTCGGGAGGATGGCTTCTATTTGAGATTGGGTACGACCAAGGAGAATCGGTGTCGGAGCTTTTGATCGCCAATGATCTGAAAGAGGTTCAGGTACGAAAGGATCTGGCAGGGCTAGATCGAGTTGTACTGGGAAAAAAACAGTAG
- a CDS encoding DUF1385 domain-containing protein: protein MGYIESPWIQHCGGTESVAERTKYMSRLGQRVAKPTSIGGQALIEGVMMKGPKEMAIAVRNPENEIIIKKEPVEGFVTKYKLNKIPFLRGGLALIDSMITGVRSLNYAADIAMPEEETDKEPGRFEAFLGKIFGEKLGDIMIYFSVFVALIMSVGIFILGPTLLTGVLKNFIKNIVVLNLMEGVLRLVLFVVYIAVISRMEDIRRVFQYHGAEHKTIYCYENGEELTVENVRKYTTLHPRCGTSFLFIVMMVSMVIFSLIEWSDPITRMLTRLALLPVVAGISYEIIRIAGRSQSALMSIVSYPGMMMQKLTTLEPDDSQIEVAIEALKGVLVENEDDARW, encoded by the coding sequence TTGGGTTATATAGAAAGTCCATGGATTCAGCACTGCGGTGGAACGGAATCTGTGGCAGAAAGGACGAAATATATGAGTAGACTAGGACAAAGGGTTGCAAAACCAACGAGTATTGGGGGTCAAGCCTTAATCGAAGGCGTGATGATGAAGGGACCGAAGGAGATGGCCATTGCTGTTCGAAATCCCGAAAATGAAATCATAATAAAGAAGGAGCCCGTAGAAGGCTTCGTCACAAAATACAAACTGAATAAGATTCCCTTTTTAAGAGGTGGCCTCGCCCTCATAGATTCTATGATAACGGGGGTACGATCCTTGAACTATGCAGCGGATATTGCCATGCCGGAGGAAGAGACCGATAAGGAGCCTGGAAGGTTCGAGGCGTTTTTAGGAAAAATATTCGGAGAAAAACTAGGCGATATCATGATTTATTTTTCCGTATTTGTTGCGCTCATCATGTCTGTAGGGATTTTTATTCTAGGACCGACCTTACTGACTGGGGTGTTGAAGAATTTTATCAAAAATATAGTGGTATTAAATCTAATGGAGGGCGTTCTGCGTTTGGTTTTATTCGTGGTATATATTGCAGTAATCTCTAGAATGGAGGATATTCGAAGAGTTTTTCAATACCATGGAGCGGAACACAAAACAATTTATTGCTATGAAAATGGCGAAGAACTAACTGTTGAAAATGTAAGAAAATATACAACCCTTCATCCGAGATGCGGAACCAGCTTTCTTTTCATCGTAATGATGGTCAGTATGGTGATTTTTTCTCTGATTGAATGGAGCGATCCAATTACGAGAATGTTGACTAGATTAGCACTTCTGCCAGTGGTTGCAGGGATTTCCTATGAGATTATAAGGATTGCCGGAAGAAGTCAATCCGCATTGATGTCCATCGTAAGTTATCCGGGTATGATGATGCAGAAGCTTACAACCTTGGAGCCCGATGATAGTCAAATCGAAGTTGCCATAGAGGCTTTAAAGGGCGTTCTAGTAGAAAATGAGGACGATGCAAGATGGTAA
- a CDS encoding ABC transporter permease has product MMAILYAKFMGLKRNLSWILLMAAFPMILTFFFGGGMGRERKALPMVNEDQSVYSTMLIEEIQKSNAYDITEIERREAERLVREQEALFSLVIPKGFMEAIEGEHKTNIMIIRSIETLDIYALQSVLNSALQKVATERKIVAAGMEILSRYGAEASVEERLSQVVSSKLASDGMITVKAKTYGEDTAGRLEPRTSSSAGFLLFFSMYPLTFLVGDILEDKKLLIWNRLIISPVSKIKMYSANMVFAFIVGMAQMVLLVILNKVIFNITWTQNTMGLILLLGVFSFTVIGLGLLLSAFVKTPQQLSAIAPIVLTSTSMLGGLMWPVEIITNKVLLFLARLTPQFWAMEAFNKLMYYNAPTKDILFPVMVLFLIGILFLGISLKIRESPQ; this is encoded by the coding sequence ATGATGGCCATATTATATGCCAAGTTTATGGGCTTAAAAAGAAATTTATCTTGGATTTTATTGATGGCTGCCTTCCCTATGATTCTCACTTTCTTTTTTGGCGGAGGAATGGGAAGGGAAAGGAAAGCCCTGCCAATGGTCAACGAAGATCAGAGCGTTTATTCTACAATGCTGATAGAGGAAATTCAAAAATCCAATGCTTATGATATTACAGAAATAGAACGAAGGGAAGCAGAAAGGCTAGTACGGGAGCAGGAGGCATTGTTCTCTTTGGTGATTCCAAAGGGATTCATGGAAGCGATAGAAGGGGAACATAAAACCAATATAATGATTATTAGAAGTATAGAGACATTGGATATTTATGCGCTTCAAAGCGTCTTAAACAGTGCACTACAGAAGGTAGCCACGGAACGTAAAATTGTAGCAGCAGGGATGGAAATATTAAGCAGGTACGGAGCAGAAGCCTCTGTAGAGGAAAGACTAAGTCAGGTTGTAAGCAGTAAGCTGGCGTCCGACGGTATGATTACAGTGAAGGCCAAAACCTATGGTGAGGATACTGCTGGCAGGTTGGAGCCTAGGACCTCAAGTTCTGCCGGTTTTCTATTGTTCTTCTCTATGTATCCTCTGACCTTTTTGGTAGGAGATATTTTAGAGGATAAGAAATTGTTGATATGGAATCGATTGATAATTTCTCCCGTATCGAAAATAAAAATGTATTCAGCGAATATGGTGTTTGCTTTTATTGTAGGAATGGCACAAATGGTATTATTGGTCATACTGAATAAAGTAATCTTCAATATTACATGGACACAGAATACCATGGGACTGATATTGCTTTTGGGTGTATTTTCATTTACCGTCATAGGCTTGGGGCTTCTTCTCTCTGCCTTCGTTAAAACGCCACAGCAGCTTTCTGCCATAGCGCCCATTGTATTGACCAGTACTTCTATGCTGGGTGGCCTAATGTGGCCCGTAGAGATTATTACCAATAAAGTATTACTATTTTTAGCAAGATTGACGCCTCAATTTTGGGCGATGGAGGCCTTTAATAAACTGATGTATTACAATGCACCTACAAAAGATATCCTTTTTCCAGTAATGGTACTTTTTCTAATAGGCATACTTTTTTTGGGAATTAGCTTAAAGATAAGAGAAAGTCCCCAATGA